Proteins encoded within one genomic window of Eleutherodactylus coqui strain aEleCoq1 chromosome 1, aEleCoq1.hap1, whole genome shotgun sequence:
- the SMPDL3B gene encoding acid sphingomyelinase-like phosphodiesterase 3b — MTTQTGSSFAMRSVIVQLLAAYTVFASTERGYFWHLTDLHLDPNYTVTSDPGKVCPSAGDRPVTEAGKWGNYLCDSPSRLINSSIYAMKNILPDPDFILWTGDDTPHIPNEELSEKAVLDIVEWMTRLILQVFPTTKVYAALGNHDFHPKNQLPTQNNSIYYQVSKLWSPWLKQESIPTFLKGAFFSEQVVNIGNVGRIIVLNTNLYYDVNSITANMEDPGDQFVWLESQLSNASQKGEKVYIVGHVPPGYFEKKRGKPWFRENFNKRYIEIIQKHHEVIQGQFFGHHHTDSFRMFYSNSGDPIGSMFIAPGVSPWKTTLPGVTNGANNPGIRVFEYDRKSLQVLDMVTYYLNLTFANLESPRWEKEYRLTEAFLVPDGSPQSMHKVLEKLSTEQCYLQKYYEYNSVSYDLETCGESCKIDHVCAIREVDFAKYDDCLKNECSSSKSISHITLMMMLICLFLK; from the exons ATGACTACACAGACGGGATCATCCTTTGCGATGAGATCTGTTATTGTTCAACTTCTAGCAGCCTACACTGTTTTTGCCTCAACAGAAAGAG GTTACTTCTGGCACCTCACAGATTTGCACCTTGATCCTAACTACACAGTAACCAGTGACCCAGGAAAAGTGTGTCCCTCTGCAGGTGACCGGCCAGTTACAGAAGCAGGGAAGTGGGGGAATTATTTGTGCGACTCTCCGAGCAGACTTATTAACTCATCCATATATGCAATGAAAAATATCTTGCCTGATCCGGACTTTATTCTGTGGACGGG GGATGACACCCCACATATACCCAATGAAGAACTTAGTGAGAAGGCAGTGTTGGATATTGTGGAATGGATGACAAGACTAATCTTACAGGTGTTTCCAA CAACCAAAGTTTATGCTGCCTTAGGAAATCATGATTTTCACCCTAAAAACCAACTACCGACACAAAATAATTCTATTTATTATCAAGTGTCAAAACTCTGGAGTCCATGGCTCAAGCAAGAATCCATACCTACCTTTCTAAAAG GAGCATTTTTCAGTGAACAGGTGGTGAACATAGGAAATGTGGGACGTATTATTGTTCTAAATACAAATTTATACTATGATGTCAACAGTATCACAGCCAATATGGAAGATCCCGGTGACCAGTTTGTATGGTTGGAAAGCCAATTATCAAATGCTTCTCAAAAGGGAGAAAAG GTTTACATTGTGGGACATGTGCCTCCAGGATATTTTGAAAAGAAACGCGGGAAGCCTTGGTTTAGGGAGAACTTCAATAAACGTTATATAGAGATTATTCAGAAACACCATGAAGTGATACAAGGACAGTTTTTTGGACATCACCACACAGACTCTTTCAGAATGTTCTACAGTAACTCAG GTGATCCTATTGGCAGCATGTTTATTGCACCTGGAGTATCCCCTTGGAAAACCACTTTACCAGGGGTAACTAATGGAGCTAATAACCCTGGAATCAGAGTGTTTGAATATGACCGCAAAAGCCTTCAGGTTCTA GATATGGTGACTTACTATTTGAATCTCACATTTGCAAATTTAGAGTCTCCCAGATGGGAGAAGGAATATCGTTTGACAGAAGCATTTCTGGTGCCGGATGGATCTCCCCAGTCTATGCACAAAGTATTGGAGAAACTCTCTACTGAACAGTGCTATTTACAGAAGTACTATGAATATAACTCAGTCAGCTATGATTTAGAAACCTGTGGGGAGTCTTGTAAAATTGATCATGTGTGTGCTATTCGTGAAGTGGACTTTGCAAAGTATGATGATTGTTTGAAGAATGAATGCTCCTCTTCAAAGTCTATCTCTCATATAACGCTGATGATGATGCTTATCTGTTTGTTTCTGAAGTAA